In the Hyalangium ruber genome, one interval contains:
- a CDS encoding sensor histidine kinase produces MWRPRVLRTANFRLALSYAAVFSLSVFLLGLIVFFGVRSSLEQQLRGQIEAEVGQLLVDYRDDGVEELRHDIRERIESNPARRLRYFLQSPEGRVVFDRLPAIPTPDGWHTVRVPVEGSRDATTSVLLHALTLDEGYKLAVAADLDPIQDVARAIRRAFGWAFLFTLVAGAAGGLWLGQRFLSQVDAITQVADRIGKGDVTERLPIRGTGDDLDLLAAVINRMLDRIQQLLENVRQVSTSIAHDLRTPLGHLRQKLEAMRVEAPQDTLRNEALQQLDAILDTFTALLRIAEVESGSRKAGFEILCLSEVLETLVDAYGPVAEDNGQRLTEQIAPWIYVYGDRNLLMQLFANLVENALRHSGKGSAIHLGLEAGANGEFTATVSDTGPGIPTAEYPHIFKPFYRLDASRTDPGSGLGMGLVSAIANLHDLSITLGNNAPGLKVRLQGHCRMPALEGDAAP; encoded by the coding sequence ATGTGGCGCCCTAGGGTCCTGCGCACGGCGAACTTTCGCCTGGCCCTGAGCTACGCGGCCGTCTTCAGCCTGTCCGTGTTCCTGCTGGGGCTCATCGTCTTCTTTGGTGTCCGGTCGTCGCTCGAGCAGCAGCTTCGGGGACAGATCGAAGCGGAGGTTGGTCAGCTCCTGGTGGACTACCGCGACGATGGGGTGGAGGAGCTTCGCCACGACATCCGGGAGCGCATCGAGTCCAACCCGGCCCGTCGGCTGCGCTACTTCCTGCAGAGTCCGGAGGGTAGGGTGGTCTTCGACCGGCTGCCCGCCATACCCACCCCGGACGGCTGGCACACCGTGCGAGTTCCCGTCGAGGGCTCGCGAGACGCCACGACCTCCGTTCTGCTCCATGCGCTGACCCTGGACGAGGGCTACAAGCTGGCTGTGGCGGCGGATCTGGATCCCATCCAGGACGTCGCGCGGGCCATCCGCCGGGCCTTCGGGTGGGCCTTCCTGTTCACCCTGGTAGCGGGGGCAGCGGGAGGGCTGTGGCTCGGTCAGCGCTTCCTGTCGCAGGTCGATGCCATCACCCAGGTGGCGGACCGGATTGGCAAAGGCGATGTGACGGAGCGGCTGCCCATCCGGGGGACTGGGGATGACCTGGACCTGCTCGCAGCGGTCATCAACCGCATGTTGGATCGGATCCAACAACTGCTGGAGAACGTGCGGCAGGTCAGCACGAGCATCGCCCATGACCTGCGGACGCCGCTGGGGCACTTGAGACAGAAGCTGGAGGCCATGCGCGTGGAGGCGCCGCAGGACACGCTGCGGAACGAAGCCTTGCAGCAACTGGACGCCATCCTGGACACATTCACCGCCTTGCTGCGGATCGCCGAAGTGGAGTCCGGTTCACGGAAGGCGGGCTTCGAGATCCTCTGCCTCTCGGAGGTGTTGGAGACGCTCGTGGACGCCTATGGGCCCGTCGCGGAGGACAACGGCCAGCGCCTCACGGAGCAGATCGCTCCGTGGATCTATGTGTACGGCGACCGGAATCTGCTGATGCAGCTCTTCGCGAACCTGGTGGAGAACGCCTTGCGCCACAGTGGTAAGGGCAGTGCGATCCACCTGGGGCTGGAAGCGGGGGCGAACGGGGAGTTCACAGCAACCGTGTCCGACACGGGCCCTGGCATTCCCACCGCCGAGTATCCGCATATCTTCAAGCCCTTCTACCGGCTGGATGCGAGCCGCACCGACCCGGGCAGCGGGCTGGGGATGGGCCTGGTGTCGGCCATCGCCAACCTCCACGACCTCTCCATCACGCTTGGGAACAACGCTCCAGGCCTGAAGGTGCGCCTCCAGGGGCATTGCCGGATGCCGGCCCTGGAGGGTGACGCGGCGCCTTGA
- a CDS encoding winged helix-turn-helix domain-containing protein has protein sequence MRILLIEDDAQTAEYIRRGLTELGQVVDHAKDGQEGLLMATSGQYDVLVIDRMLPRLDGLTVLRMLREGHVRTPTLFLTAMGSIDDRVKGLESGGDDYLVKPFAFSELYARICSLGRRPPLQDVQTVFTLADLEMDLIKRTVVRSGRSIELQPTEFRLLEYLLRHAGRVVTRTMLLEHVWSFHFDPKTNIVETHISRLRAKVDRGFEPELIHTVRGAGYKLDVAP, from the coding sequence TTGCGCATTTTGCTGATCGAGGATGACGCGCAGACGGCGGAGTACATCCGCCGTGGCCTGACCGAGCTAGGGCAGGTGGTGGACCATGCGAAGGATGGCCAGGAGGGCCTGCTGATGGCGACTTCTGGCCAGTACGACGTGCTGGTCATCGACCGCATGCTCCCCAGGCTCGACGGGCTGACCGTGCTGCGGATGCTGCGTGAGGGGCATGTCCGGACCCCCACGCTGTTCCTCACGGCTATGGGCAGCATCGATGACCGGGTGAAGGGGCTGGAGTCGGGGGGAGACGATTACCTGGTGAAGCCCTTCGCCTTCTCCGAGCTCTATGCCCGTATCTGCTCGCTGGGCCGCCGGCCGCCGCTTCAGGACGTGCAGACGGTCTTCACGCTCGCGGACCTGGAGATGGACCTCATCAAGCGAACGGTGGTGCGCTCGGGGAGGAGCATCGAGCTGCAGCCGACGGAGTTCCGGCTCCTGGAGTACCTGCTGCGTCACGCGGGCCGGGTCGTCACGCGCACCATGCTGCTGGAGCACGTCTGGAGCTTTCACTTCGACCCGAAGACCAACATCGTCGAGACGCACATCAGTCGCCTGCGCGCCAAGGTGGACCGTGGGTTCGAGCCGGAGTTGATCCACACGGTGCGCGGCGCGGGGTACAAGCTCGATGTGGCGCCCTAG
- a CDS encoding serine/threonine-protein kinase — protein sequence METTRPWLELNPASLPVETLVGPWRVKGWRGIGTYGAVYRVERVGGEAEGSFALKLALRSRDERFEREADLLARIQHPNVPRFQERGLWQHAAGAFPYLVMDWVEGVPLYTWAEEHNLTSRQTLRLLAQVARALEATHAVGAVHRDVKGDNVLVRPEDAKAFLTDFGVGDYRGAATITQTPLPPGTPVYRSPEAWAYEQLFARHPDAHYEAYTCDDLFALGITAYRLVTGRYPPPTDPSLPGSMVWKPRGPGPRSPRAINDRVIPALEAIIQRLVAVSPVERFKGSAQKAAEALEQAAESAGPEADVLLFNPEGDRSMSTTEKEEGVWVEPPRHHPQWQEPPAVRSAHGQEAPAQGAVLSRSPSVPASSWGVWHTLTALGLALILVSVRWQEHPPQNSAPPAVVDAEPVEESRDGGVTSLGDTALTAHVPPSGAPAPSRNLALEMPKEPFAGQRRPPCPKGMAAIRGGCWVELAARGKGCEEYAYEWQGSCYMPFFPPPREPTSDPR from the coding sequence ATGGAGACAACGCGGCCCTGGTTGGAACTGAACCCAGCCTCCCTGCCCGTGGAGACACTGGTGGGGCCGTGGCGGGTGAAGGGCTGGCGCGGCATCGGCACGTATGGCGCTGTCTACCGAGTGGAGCGCGTGGGCGGGGAGGCAGAAGGCTCATTCGCTCTCAAACTGGCCCTCCGCTCGCGGGATGAGCGTTTCGAGCGTGAAGCGGACCTGCTTGCGCGCATCCAACATCCGAACGTTCCGCGGTTTCAGGAACGTGGCTTGTGGCAACACGCCGCCGGGGCCTTCCCCTATCTGGTCATGGATTGGGTGGAAGGGGTGCCGCTGTACACATGGGCTGAGGAGCACAACCTCACTTCACGCCAGACGTTGCGGTTACTCGCGCAGGTGGCCCGTGCGCTGGAGGCAACGCACGCGGTGGGCGCTGTGCATCGAGACGTCAAGGGCGACAATGTTCTGGTGCGGCCGGAGGATGCCAAGGCCTTCCTCACGGACTTCGGAGTAGGGGACTACCGCGGCGCGGCGACGATCACCCAAACACCGCTGCCGCCGGGGACGCCTGTCTACCGCAGCCCCGAGGCGTGGGCCTACGAGCAACTGTTCGCCCGTCATCCCGACGCGCATTACGAGGCCTACACCTGCGATGACCTGTTCGCTCTGGGAATTACGGCGTACCGACTGGTGACAGGCAGGTACCCTCCGCCTACAGACCCGAGTCTGCCAGGTTCCATGGTGTGGAAACCGCGTGGGCCTGGGCCGCGCTCGCCGAGGGCGATCAACGACCGGGTGATCCCGGCACTGGAGGCGATCATCCAGAGGCTTGTGGCGGTATCGCCCGTGGAGCGCTTCAAGGGCAGTGCCCAGAAGGCGGCAGAGGCGCTGGAGCAGGCGGCGGAGAGTGCTGGGCCAGAGGCGGATGTGCTGCTGTTCAATCCCGAAGGCGACAGGTCCATGTCGACCACGGAGAAAGAGGAGGGAGTATGGGTGGAGCCGCCGCGCCACCATCCTCAGTGGCAGGAACCACCTGCTGTGCGGTCGGCCCACGGGCAGGAGGCCCCTGCTCAGGGGGCAGTACTGAGTAGGTCGCCCTCCGTGCCCGCTTCGAGCTGGGGTGTTTGGCACACGCTCACGGCCTTGGGGCTTGCACTGATCCTCGTGAGCGTGCGGTGGCAGGAGCATCCTCCTCAGAACAGTGCGCCTCCAGCGGTGGTGGATGCTGAGCCGGTCGAAGAGTCCCGTGATGGAGGTGTCACCTCTCTAGGCGACACGGCATTGACCGCACACGTGCCTCCCAGTGGAGCGCCGGCGCCATCGAGGAACCTGGCACTCGAGATGCCCAAAGAGCCATTCGCGGGACAACGCCGCCCGCCCTGTCCGAAGGGAATGGCGGCGATTCGAGGAGGGTGTTGGGTCGAGTTGGCCGCCAGGGGTAAGGGATGCGAGGAGTACGCCTACGAGTGGCAGGGAAGCTGTTACATGCCCTTCTTCCCTCCGCCGCGAGAGCCGACGTCCGATCCTCGGTAG
- the sdhB gene encoding succinate dehydrogenase iron-sulfur subunit: MDTAQPSTVSTRTVTFRIWRQDGPEKEGRYDEFRIPYAKGANVVSCLMEIQRNPVTVDGRKVAPVVWDAACLEEVCGSCAMNINGRVRMACSALIDKLEQPITLEPMKKFTVVRDLTVNRDRMFEALKRVKAWIPVDGTHNLGPGPRQSPHDQSTMYVLSTCITCGSCLEACPQVTLGNDFVGAAAISQARLFNMHPTGKMNSEERVRSLMGPGGVQDCGKAQNCVKVCPKEIPLTTSIAAMNREMTKVLIKDLFFQEEEKKGHAGPG, from the coding sequence ATGGACACCGCACAGCCGAGCACCGTCTCCACCCGGACCGTGACCTTCCGCATCTGGCGGCAGGATGGGCCGGAGAAGGAGGGCCGCTACGACGAGTTCCGCATCCCGTACGCCAAGGGAGCCAACGTCGTCTCCTGCCTGATGGAGATCCAGCGCAACCCCGTCACCGTGGATGGCCGCAAGGTGGCCCCGGTGGTGTGGGACGCCGCGTGCCTCGAGGAGGTGTGTGGCAGCTGCGCGATGAACATCAACGGCCGGGTGCGCATGGCCTGCTCGGCGCTGATCGACAAGCTGGAGCAGCCGATCACGCTGGAGCCGATGAAGAAGTTCACGGTGGTGCGCGACCTGACGGTCAACCGCGACCGGATGTTCGAGGCGCTCAAGCGGGTGAAGGCGTGGATCCCGGTGGATGGCACGCACAACCTGGGCCCGGGGCCTCGGCAGTCGCCGCATGACCAGTCGACGATGTACGTGCTGTCCACGTGCATCACCTGTGGAAGCTGCCTGGAGGCGTGCCCGCAGGTGACGCTGGGCAACGACTTCGTGGGCGCGGCGGCGATCAGCCAGGCGCGGCTGTTCAACATGCACCCGACGGGCAAGATGAACTCGGAGGAGCGCGTGCGCTCGCTCATGGGGCCCGGGGGCGTGCAGGACTGCGGCAAGGCCCAGAACTGCGTGAAGGTGTGCCCGAAGGAGATCCCGCTGACGACGTCGATCGCGGCGATGAACCGCGAGATGACCAAGGTGCTGATCAAGGATCTCTTCTTCCAGGAAGAGGAGAAGAAGGGGCACGCGGGTCCGGGATAG
- a CDS encoding PepSY domain-containing protein has protein sequence MARLKNLFTAVAVLAGLGAGSALASDADEIRMLGQTKITLVQAIEAAQRHQGGQAYEASIDDDSFEPVYEVSVVKDNRVYDVRVSGTDGKVLGAREDRKD, from the coding sequence ATGGCACGGCTGAAGAACCTGTTCACTGCGGTCGCGGTACTGGCGGGACTGGGAGCTGGCTCGGCACTGGCTTCCGATGCGGACGAGATCCGGATGCTCGGGCAGACGAAGATCACCTTGGTGCAGGCCATCGAGGCGGCCCAACGGCACCAGGGCGGGCAGGCGTACGAGGCCTCGATCGACGACGACAGCTTCGAGCCGGTCTACGAGGTCAGCGTCGTCAAGGACAACCGCGTCTATGACGTCCGGGTGAGCGGCACGGACGGCAAGGTGCTGGGGGCGCGCGAGGACCGGAAGGACTGA